One window of the Rhizorhabdus dicambivorans genome contains the following:
- a CDS encoding M20/M25/M40 family metallo-hydrolase: MITRRRALELLAGAASAGLVCTSPVFAQAVDGGLDGRIAEEGLDRSQVMETASWLSDRIGSRLTNSPGMRAAEQWTLAQFKRWKLRDVHAEPFDFGRGWSFDRASIRMIEPRSRALSIIPIAWTPGFDRPVQHGVIVAPIAKDADLARWTGKLAGKIVLISAPKVVSPLTAPPVHIYDDAELRALEAPYTPETRQSDYAADMTARLFAERLDAFLAREGAVAWIRKSYRDGELVHGDTGYGAGYRVGRSRAVPGFEMAAEDYLRIVRLEESGAPVVLEIDSSVRFHDGDHNANNIIADIPGTDPDGHYVMAGAHLDSWIAGDGAADNGAGVAIVMEAARILSTLKVKPRRTIRFALWAAEEQGGLGSLAYIERHIATRPGQTVPGAAPSWAWSRRFPISPKPGFDRIDAYFNVDKGSGAIRGIFTEGNREVVPIFRQMLNRFAAFGASSVASGPAEGSDHSDFQSLGLPAFQFIQDPLDYESRVHHSNLDTFDHLAPLALRRNAVILATVLMETANREEALPRRPMPTGIGSKQQ; the protein is encoded by the coding sequence ATGATCACCAGACGACGTGCTTTGGAATTGTTGGCGGGGGCTGCTTCAGCGGGGCTGGTCTGTACGTCGCCCGTCTTCGCCCAGGCTGTGGATGGCGGGCTGGATGGCAGGATTGCTGAAGAGGGCCTGGACCGGTCCCAGGTCATGGAAACGGCTTCCTGGCTGAGCGACAGGATCGGATCGCGGCTGACCAATTCACCTGGCATGCGGGCAGCCGAACAATGGACCCTTGCGCAGTTCAAGCGGTGGAAACTGCGGGATGTTCATGCCGAACCCTTTGATTTCGGGCGCGGCTGGTCGTTCGATCGCGCCTCGATCCGAATGATCGAGCCTCGCTCGCGGGCCCTGTCCATCATTCCGATCGCGTGGACACCGGGGTTCGACCGGCCGGTGCAGCACGGCGTTATCGTGGCGCCCATCGCCAAGGACGCCGATCTTGCCCGCTGGACGGGGAAGCTGGCCGGCAAGATCGTCCTCATATCGGCGCCCAAGGTGGTATCCCCTCTCACGGCGCCGCCCGTCCATATATATGACGATGCCGAATTGCGCGCGCTCGAGGCGCCCTACACGCCGGAAACGCGCCAGTCCGACTATGCAGCGGATATGACCGCAAGGCTGTTCGCGGAACGCCTGGATGCCTTTCTGGCCAGGGAAGGCGCCGTTGCCTGGATCCGCAAGTCATACCGCGACGGGGAACTGGTGCATGGCGATACGGGCTATGGGGCCGGCTATCGGGTCGGCCGATCCCGGGCAGTTCCGGGGTTCGAGATGGCGGCAGAGGATTATCTCCGCATCGTCAGGCTTGAGGAAAGCGGAGCGCCGGTCGTCCTGGAGATCGACAGCAGCGTCCGGTTTCATGATGGTGACCACAATGCCAACAACATCATCGCCGATATTCCGGGCACCGATCCGGACGGCCATTATGTGATGGCCGGAGCGCATCTGGACAGCTGGATCGCCGGCGATGGCGCGGCGGATAATGGCGCCGGGGTGGCGATCGTGATGGAAGCGGCGCGGATATTGTCGACGCTCAAGGTCAAGCCGCGCCGTACGATCCGGTTCGCGCTCTGGGCGGCGGAGGAGCAAGGCGGGCTGGGCTCGCTCGCCTATATCGAGCGGCATATCGCGACACGGCCCGGGCAGACCGTCCCCGGTGCGGCGCCCAGCTGGGCGTGGAGTCGGCGTTTTCCCATCTCGCCTAAACCGGGCTTCGATCGGATCGACGCCTATTTCAATGTGGATAAAGGATCGGGCGCGATACGGGGCATTTTTACCGAAGGTAATCGCGAAGTCGTGCCGATCTTTCGCCAAATGTTGAATCGTTTCGCGGCATTCGGTGCGTCATCGGTGGCAAGTGGACCGGCCGAAGGCAGCGATCATTCCGACTTTCAGAGCCTTGGCCTGCCGGCTTTTCAATTCATCCAGGACCCGCTCGACTATGAGAGCCGTGTCCATCACTCCAATCTCGATACGTTCGATCATCTCGCCCCGCTCGCACTGCGTCGAAACGCGGTGATTCTGGCGACCGTCCTGATGGAAACGGCAAATCGCGAGGAAGCCCTTCCACGTCGCCCCATGCCGACCGGCATCGGGAGCAAACAACAATGA
- a CDS encoding aminotransferase class V-fold PLP-dependent enzyme, which yields MSVGHIDIGSNDRAAPTSDVALPAKSLFASMPTAYFNSGSIHPLPRGAQRALEAYAAHKTLSRSAAPLDMRAADDRVMALFAGLIGVTPDELAFTQSTTMAENLILSALDLPRSGGRVVTDELHFAGSLYTYARLAQAGVDVVVLPMTDQGTIDPEAMAAAVNDKTKLVAISQVSSLNGFEHDLSAVCALAHAHGAYVYTDIVQAAGAMPLDLAGSGADFAGCASYKWLMGDFGLAFLYARKDVHHLLRPSWWGYYQVNGQKQIAPLPKGDILEPGSYRPMSNAQGIFAMGTMCRTGVAMLDYSLDWISRVGTRALMKHRLPLIDAIQNELRKRGYQPLTPLGSRSPLLAFALDDAPAKLAERLDEHGISLALGPDRFRISLAAFNDLNDVDRLLEALPRVVPS from the coding sequence ATGAGCGTCGGTCATATAGATATCGGGTCGAATGACCGTGCGGCTCCGACGAGCGACGTCGCGCTGCCGGCGAAATCCCTGTTCGCTTCGATGCCGACGGCCTATTTCAATTCGGGATCGATCCACCCCCTGCCGCGGGGGGCCCAACGCGCACTCGAAGCCTATGCGGCGCATAAAACGCTCAGCAGGTCCGCGGCCCCGCTCGATATGCGGGCGGCGGACGATCGCGTGATGGCACTGTTCGCGGGGCTGATTGGTGTTACGCCTGACGAACTTGCCTTTACCCAGTCGACCACAATGGCCGAGAATCTGATTCTGTCCGCACTCGACCTGCCTCGTTCGGGCGGACGGGTCGTTACCGACGAACTTCATTTCGCTGGCTCGCTCTACACCTATGCGCGCCTTGCCCAGGCGGGTGTCGATGTCGTGGTGCTGCCGATGACCGATCAGGGTACGATCGATCCCGAGGCGATGGCCGCAGCGGTGAACGACAAGACAAAACTCGTGGCGATCAGCCAGGTCTCTTCCCTCAACGGATTTGAACATGACTTGAGCGCCGTCTGCGCGCTGGCGCACGCACATGGAGCCTATGTCTATACCGATATCGTCCAGGCGGCCGGCGCCATGCCCCTCGATCTGGCCGGCAGCGGCGCCGATTTCGCGGGATGCGCCTCTTACAAATGGCTTATGGGCGACTTCGGCCTGGCCTTTCTTTATGCGCGCAAGGACGTCCATCACCTGTTGAGACCCAGTTGGTGGGGCTATTATCAGGTCAACGGCCAGAAGCAGATCGCTCCGTTACCGAAAGGGGACATATTGGAGCCGGGCAGCTACCGGCCCATGAGCAATGCGCAGGGCATTTTCGCCATGGGCACGATGTGCCGAACGGGCGTTGCAATGCTCGATTACTCGCTCGATTGGATTTCCCGGGTTGGAACCCGGGCGCTCATGAAGCATCGCCTGCCGCTTATCGATGCGATCCAGAACGAACTGCGCAAAAGAGGCTATCAGCCGCTGACTCCACTCGGCTCGCGGTCGCCGCTCCTCGCCTTCGCATTGGACGATGCGCCCGCCAAGTTGGCCGAACGGCTCGACGAACATGGTATTTCGCTGGCCCTGGGGCCCGATCGATTTCGGATTTCGCTGGCGGCGTTCAACGACCTGAACGATGTCGACCGGCTGCTCGAAGCTTTGCCTCGCGTCGTTCCATCGTGA
- a CDS encoding APC family permease has product MTSSVNQDLDRGVSLVDVVMLGAGSAIGAAIFTVLGPAAQVGGASMLVSLLIAAIPMGIFALVYGYLSSAVPMTAASFEWQRRFVHPVFAFGVVWLRVLSNAVVMALLGRILLDYLIVAIPVPRTPAIIAALLLVFAINYVGVKVAARAQTILMIALLLLFAIYAAVGTRHMQPHLLVEAVISGWLPVLAPIPLMIQLFLSIETATEIGGEVHRPERNIPLGLALALLLTTAVYGLIAFTTLSVLGPVGLAESSAPLLDAARQMLGGWAVPLVVVAATVALFKSMNAVFLVYSRFLYAMAVEGELPSALARIHPRFATPHIAIIAAFAMSLACLLLPEALIFLLLAISVPTMAKYFGSCAAAFIVATRRPDIVARARLKFPAWTVRWLGIAGMATAIVIAALGLSSDIRPYLLMIGWLAIGLAYLFFKKRGARRS; this is encoded by the coding sequence ATGACGTCTTCGGTAAACCAGGATCTGGACCGCGGTGTCTCGCTGGTCGACGTCGTCATGTTGGGCGCCGGTTCGGCCATCGGTGCGGCTATTTTCACGGTCCTCGGTCCAGCCGCGCAGGTTGGTGGCGCGAGCATGCTGGTTTCGCTGTTGATCGCAGCAATTCCGATGGGAATCTTCGCGCTCGTCTACGGCTATCTTTCATCTGCGGTGCCGATGACGGCCGCGTCGTTCGAATGGCAAAGGCGCTTTGTCCATCCGGTATTCGCCTTTGGCGTAGTGTGGCTGCGCGTGCTCAGCAACGCCGTGGTAATGGCTCTGCTGGGGCGCATCCTGCTCGATTATCTGATCGTGGCGATACCCGTGCCGCGTACGCCGGCGATCATTGCTGCACTGCTTCTGGTCTTCGCCATAAACTATGTGGGCGTCAAGGTCGCCGCGCGCGCACAAACCATCTTGATGATCGCGCTGCTGCTGCTTTTCGCCATATATGCGGCGGTTGGTACGCGCCATATGCAGCCACATCTGCTTGTCGAAGCTGTGATATCGGGCTGGTTGCCGGTGCTGGCGCCTATACCTTTGATGATCCAGTTGTTCCTCAGTATTGAGACGGCGACCGAAATAGGTGGGGAGGTACATCGCCCGGAGCGCAATATTCCGTTGGGTCTGGCATTGGCGCTTCTGCTGACCACCGCCGTCTATGGGCTGATCGCATTTACCACGCTCAGCGTTCTCGGGCCCGTCGGGCTCGCTGAAAGCTCAGCTCCCTTGCTCGACGCCGCCAGGCAGATGCTCGGTGGATGGGCCGTCCCGCTTGTTGTGGTCGCGGCGACGGTGGCCCTTTTCAAATCGATGAATGCGGTATTTCTCGTATATTCGCGATTTCTCTACGCCATGGCAGTGGAGGGCGAATTGCCTTCCGCCCTGGCCAGGATTCATCCGCGCTTCGCCACGCCGCATATCGCGATCATCGCGGCCTTTGCGATGTCGCTGGCTTGTCTGCTGTTGCCGGAAGCGCTGATCTTTCTGCTGCTCGCGATAAGCGTTCCGACGATGGCGAAGTATTTCGGATCGTGCGCTGCGGCTTTCATCGTTGCCACCCGCCGCCCCGACATCGTGGCGCGCGCGCGGTTGAAGTTCCCCGCCTGGACGGTTCGATGGCTCGGGATCGCAGGCATGGCAACCGCGATAGTCATCGCGGCGCTCGGCCTTTCCAGTGACATCCGGCCCTATCTGCTCATGATCGGCTGGCTGGCGATTGGCCTGGCCTATCTGTTTTTCAAGAAGCGTGGAGCGCGCCGATCATGA
- a CDS encoding CocE/NonD family hydrolase, giving the protein MSGRQLRRLDIAARTVPLLLFIAALIFGVGRAQSADPSSTSDIGTLVQPTGAFDFERRTVEIPMRDGVRLHTVLIIPKGGRDAPILLTRTPYGADSRTSRNASPRRAMVLPRGDQLFTDDGYIRVYQDIRGKYGSQGDFKVTRPLRGALNDTITDESTDAWDTIEWLIHHVPESNGRVGMMGSSYDGFTTAMALVAPHPALKVAAPLHPMIDGWMGDDWFHNGAFRQPTLGYLPFGTAAKGTGPSTVRGRWDEYEAYLRAGSASGWADHTGIAQLPYWKTLSSHPAYDRFWSEQALDKILGRQPLSVPTLWTAGFWDQEDIYGAIHAWAALEQQDEANDRNYLVIGPWRHSQSTGEGRTLGPFNWEGDTALQFRRDILKPFFDRYLKNDTSAATISPVTLYNSGDNRWERFNRWPLACQSGCAAPLRPLYLQPAFGLSFDEPSAKTGDGGFDSYISDPAKPVPFIPRPSRASDSDVWAPWLVSDQRSVADRPDVLTYVTPVLTEPLRISGTPAVDLWASTSGTDSDWVVKLIDVFPDEVPDQPQLGGYQLGVSMEIFRGRYRESFAQPRPLTSNVPLRYRFDLPSANHVFLPGHRIMVQIQSSWFPLYDRNPQRYVDNIFFAKPGDFRRAEQRVFRLKGQASSILLPVVADSPRAEP; this is encoded by the coding sequence ATGAGCGGCCGGCAGCTTCGGCGACTGGACATCGCGGCAAGAACCGTCCCGCTTCTGCTGTTCATTGCCGCCCTGATCTTCGGTGTTGGCCGGGCACAATCGGCCGATCCTTCCTCGACATCGGACATCGGAACGCTGGTCCAGCCGACCGGGGCCTTCGATTTCGAACGACGCACTGTCGAAATCCCGATGCGGGATGGTGTCCGCTTGCACACCGTCCTGATCATTCCCAAAGGCGGACGCGACGCGCCGATCCTGCTCACGCGGACCCCGTACGGGGCAGACAGCCGGACCTCGCGCAATGCCTCGCCGCGACGCGCCATGGTCCTGCCGCGCGGCGATCAGCTGTTCACCGATGATGGCTATATTCGGGTCTATCAGGACATACGCGGAAAATATGGATCACAAGGTGATTTCAAGGTTACCCGTCCTTTGCGCGGCGCGCTGAACGATACGATCACCGACGAGTCGACGGACGCCTGGGATACGATCGAGTGGCTCATCCACCATGTACCCGAGAGCAACGGGCGGGTCGGAATGATGGGATCATCCTACGACGGGTTCACGACGGCGATGGCGCTTGTCGCGCCGCACCCGGCGCTGAAGGTCGCCGCGCCGTTACACCCGATGATCGACGGCTGGATGGGCGACGACTGGTTTCACAACGGGGCCTTTCGCCAGCCCACGCTGGGCTATTTGCCTTTTGGCACGGCCGCCAAAGGCACGGGGCCATCGACGGTTCGAGGACGTTGGGACGAGTATGAGGCATATCTGCGGGCGGGTTCCGCGTCGGGTTGGGCCGACCATACGGGTATCGCGCAGCTGCCCTATTGGAAGACGCTATCGAGCCATCCCGCTTATGATCGCTTCTGGTCGGAACAAGCGCTCGACAAGATTCTCGGCCGGCAGCCCTTGTCGGTGCCGACTTTGTGGACGGCCGGCTTCTGGGACCAGGAGGATATATATGGGGCGATCCACGCCTGGGCCGCGCTCGAACAACAAGACGAGGCAAATGACCGCAACTACCTCGTGATCGGCCCCTGGCGGCACAGCCAGTCGACTGGCGAGGGCCGCACACTGGGGCCTTTCAATTGGGAAGGCGATACCGCCCTCCAGTTCAGGCGCGACATCCTCAAGCCGTTTTTCGATAGATATCTGAAGAACGATACGTCCGCCGCGACGATCTCTCCGGTGACCCTCTATAACAGCGGAGACAACCGGTGGGAGCGGTTCAACCGCTGGCCGCTCGCCTGTCAATCCGGCTGCGCCGCACCCTTGCGCCCGCTTTATTTGCAGCCGGCCTTTGGCCTGTCTTTCGATGAGCCGTCAGCGAAGACGGGGGATGGCGGTTTCGACAGCTACATCTCCGATCCTGCGAAGCCCGTTCCCTTCATTCCACGGCCGTCGCGCGCATCCGACAGTGATGTCTGGGCGCCCTGGCTGGTCAGCGATCAGCGCAGCGTTGCGGATCGCCCCGACGTCCTGACCTATGTCACACCCGTCCTGACGGAACCGCTGCGCATCAGTGGCACCCCGGCTGTGGACCTGTGGGCATCGACAAGCGGAACCGATTCGGATTGGGTCGTCAAACTCATCGACGTCTTTCCCGATGAAGTGCCTGATCAGCCACAATTGGGCGGTTACCAGCTTGGGGTCTCCATGGAGATATTTCGGGGGCGGTATCGCGAGAGCTTCGCGCAACCGCGGCCGCTTACAAGCAATGTTCCGCTCCGCTACCGCTTCGACCTGCCCAGCGCCAATCACGTCTTTCTGCCGGGACACCGGATAATGGTGCAGATCCAGTCGAGTTGGTTCCCGCTCTACGACCGCAACCCGCAACGCTATGTCGACAATATCTTCTTCGCCAAGCCGGGCGATTTTCGGCGGGCCGAACAGCGTGTATTTCGCCTGAAAGGCCAGGCAAGCTCCATTCTGCTGCCCGTGGTAGCAGACAGTCCGCGCGCTGAACCGTAG
- a CDS encoding threonine ammonia-lyase, translating to MSDVDNIVGQITRDDIDRARSLLRDVAIRTPLVPVSAANGRAALAKAENIQPYGSFKIRCGSYAVLSVPDECLDRGLYTASAGNFGQGVAAAAARRGVPTRVYAPDNAARTKIGMMRSLGAEVIEVSFSRWWEILSGEIPEGETAHMVHPCRGREVLIGNATIGAEIIEDAPDIDAILVPFGGGGLVLGIAAAIRLLAPHIELIACEASSSTPFTSALAAGKPVAVESDPDSFIDGIGGAMVLPSAWPLLREYVAGTAVVDDEQAAAVVAMMFRKHRLIVEGAGAVPIACALTKPDFANRKVAAIMSGGNIDEQVLTDILRRHS from the coding sequence ATGTCCGATGTCGACAATATCGTGGGCCAGATCACGCGTGACGATATCGACCGGGCGCGCTCGCTGCTGCGCGACGTGGCGATCCGCACGCCGCTGGTGCCGGTCAGTGCCGCGAACGGACGAGCGGCGTTGGCGAAGGCGGAGAATATCCAGCCATATGGCTCGTTCAAGATTCGCTGCGGCAGCTATGCCGTTCTCAGCGTACCCGATGAATGCCTTGACCGGGGGCTGTACACTGCCAGCGCCGGCAATTTCGGGCAGGGGGTGGCCGCGGCGGCGGCGCGACGCGGGGTGCCGACCCGAGTCTACGCGCCCGACAATGCCGCGCGAACCAAGATCGGAATGATGCGCAGCCTCGGAGCGGAGGTCATCGAGGTGTCCTTCTCGCGCTGGTGGGAAATCCTTAGTGGCGAGATCCCCGAGGGCGAGACGGCCCATATGGTCCATCCCTGCCGCGGCCGCGAGGTTCTGATCGGCAACGCCACGATCGGTGCGGAGATCATCGAGGACGCCCCGGACATCGACGCCATCCTCGTTCCTTTCGGCGGTGGGGGGCTGGTTCTCGGCATCGCTGCTGCCATTCGCCTCCTGGCGCCGCACATCGAGCTGATCGCCTGCGAAGCATCCTCATCCACGCCCTTTACCAGTGCCCTGGCCGCCGGAAAGCCGGTCGCGGTCGAGAGCGATCCCGACAGCTTCATCGACGGAATCGGCGGGGCCATGGTGCTGCCATCGGCTTGGCCGCTGCTGCGCGAATATGTCGCAGGCACGGCCGTCGTCGACGACGAGCAGGCCGCCGCCGTCGTCGCCATGATGTTTCGCAAACACCGGCTCATCGTCGAAGGCGCCGGTGCCGTCCCAATCGCCTGCGCGCTGACGAAGCCCGATTTCGCCAATCGCAAGGTCGCCGCGATCATGAGCGGTGGCAATATCGACGAGCAGGTTCTGACCGATATCCTGCGGCGGCACTCCTAG
- a CDS encoding LysR family transcriptional regulator has translation MTSTPPEPSRNLTAGFLRNFDLASLRLLLSAIEEGNLARVAAREGFSLSAVSRRISDLEARIGIRLLHRHDRGVSATDAALANLARLRSLFGLIDQLVEDFRAIRDGEKGVVRVRAHLTAITGALPEAMSSFTESHEGIELVVDEATSREIVHAVQLGDCDIGFVSGTVDTERLAVFPWKTDELVVVMPANHRLGGQAALSFGELLDYGFVGMTPGSALLTLFRGQAALLGRTLDERARVSTFDGVVEMVAAGIGIGILPAAVAARVAAQRGLAIRRLSEPWAARRLVICVRDREQLPAAARAFLDHLTGG, from the coding sequence ATGACCTCGACCCCGCCCGAGCCCAGTCGGAATCTCACCGCCGGCTTCCTGCGTAACTTCGATCTCGCCTCGCTGCGCCTGCTGCTCAGCGCGATCGAAGAGGGGAATCTGGCGCGCGTTGCGGCGCGCGAGGGTTTCTCGCTGTCCGCGGTCAGCCGGCGCATCTCCGATCTCGAGGCGCGGATCGGTATCAGGCTGCTCCATCGGCATGATCGCGGTGTCAGCGCCACCGATGCCGCCCTGGCGAACCTTGCCCGGTTACGCAGCCTGTTCGGCCTGATCGATCAGCTGGTCGAAGATTTTCGCGCGATCCGCGACGGCGAAAAAGGCGTGGTGCGCGTGCGCGCCCACCTCACCGCAATCACCGGAGCCTTGCCCGAGGCGATGTCGAGCTTCACCGAAAGCCATGAGGGGATCGAACTCGTCGTCGATGAGGCGACCAGCAGGGAGATCGTCCATGCCGTCCAGCTTGGCGACTGCGATATCGGCTTCGTCTCCGGAACGGTCGATACCGAACGGCTGGCCGTCTTCCCCTGGAAGACCGACGAACTCGTGGTGGTGATGCCCGCGAATCATAGGCTGGGCGGCCAGGCGGCCCTGAGTTTCGGCGAGCTGCTCGATTACGGTTTCGTCGGAATGACTCCGGGCAGTGCGCTGCTCACCCTTTTCCGGGGCCAGGCCGCCTTGCTGGGTCGGACGCTCGACGAACGGGCGCGGGTGAGCACGTTCGACGGCGTGGTCGAAATGGTCGCAGCCGGGATAGGCATCGGCATTCTGCCCGCCGCCGTCGCCGCGCGTGTCGCTGCGCAACGCGGTCTGGCGATCCGGCGGCTGAGCGAGCCGTGGGCGGCGCGTCGGCTCGTGATCTGCGTGCGTGACCGCGAGCAGCTTCCGGCCGCGGCGCGTGCCTTTCTCGATCATCTGACCGGGGGATAG
- a CDS encoding hydroxymethylglutaryl-CoA lyase codes for MSGAAQVEIVEVGPRDGFQSIGPLIPTPTKIALIEQLHAAGIRRMETTSFVSASALPQLADAPAIVAAVARMPTLDSQVLVPTARHAERALAAGARHLSAVLSVSERHNMGNVRRTPMESVADYTQMVAMMPADASMRLNLATSFDCPHVGRIDRDAVLALLEPLVAASADVEIALCDTTGHADPAQVRGLFAAAADRFPQVRAWAFHGHDTYGLGAANVLAAWDVGIRIFDAAVAGLGGCPFAPGATGNVATEDLIWMFDHMGVETGIDLQKLVDAARAVAELPGAQVGGRVRQALGARACLAAS; via the coding sequence GTGAGCGGAGCCGCTCAGGTCGAGATCGTCGAAGTCGGGCCGCGCGACGGCTTCCAGTCGATCGGCCCGCTGATCCCGACGCCCACCAAGATCGCCCTGATCGAACAATTGCACGCCGCCGGCATCCGGCGGATGGAGACTACCTCCTTCGTCAGCGCCAGCGCCCTGCCGCAGCTGGCCGACGCGCCCGCGATCGTCGCGGCGGTGGCGCGGATGCCGACGCTGGATTCGCAGGTGCTGGTGCCGACGGCGCGCCATGCCGAACGCGCGCTGGCAGCGGGGGCGCGGCATCTGAGTGCGGTGCTGTCGGTCAGCGAGCGGCACAATATGGGCAATGTTCGCCGGACGCCGATGGAATCGGTGGCGGATTACACACAGATGGTGGCGATGATGCCGGCGGACGCGAGCATGCGGCTGAACCTCGCCACCTCCTTCGATTGCCCGCATGTCGGCCGGATAGATCGCGACGCGGTGCTGGCCCTGCTCGAGCCGCTGGTGGCGGCGAGCGCCGATGTCGAGATCGCGCTGTGCGACACCACCGGCCATGCCGATCCGGCGCAGGTGCGCGGTCTGTTCGCCGCCGCGGCGGATCGCTTCCCCCAGGTGCGGGCCTGGGCCTTCCACGGCCATGACACCTATGGACTGGGTGCCGCCAATGTGCTGGCGGCCTGGGACGTCGGCATCCGGATATTCGATGCGGCGGTGGCGGGGCTGGGCGGCTGCCCCTTCGCCCCCGGCGCGACCGGCAATGTCGCGACCGAGGATCTGATCTGGATGTTCGACCATATGGGAGTCGAGACCGGCATCGATCTCCAGAAGCTGGTCGATGCCGCCCGCGCGGTGGCCGAGCTGCCGGGGGCCCAGGTCGGCGGCCGGGTCCGCCAGGCATTGGGTGCGCGTGCCTGTCTGGCGGCATCCTGA
- the pabB gene encoding aminodeoxychorismate synthase component I — protein sequence MPAVSRPSPFILLEDIEKGEASLYERPRDMITATSAEDVHKALARADAVARAGGIVAGWIGYEAGYALEPRLRHWLGGNQPGDALLRLFAFDGCTAMPAETVDGWLGRRAIGLARLSPLRPAIGFDSYAASFGRVKEAIAAGDIYQANLTFRLEGGWEGDPVALYRAIRPAANARFAALIFDGVEWLLSFSPELFFAMRDRNIAVRPMKGTRPRGSDAPSDRRLAEALAASVKDRAENLMIVDLMRNDLARMSLPGSVRVDSPFRIETYPTLFQMTTGISARIDGPPSFERAIRAMFPCGSITGAPKLRAMEIIREIEHRGRGPYCGAIGAIHGATGADEAWQCRFNVAIRTLRLRPGGQAEYGVGSGIVADSVLEEEWAECLLKSAFIDRAVRPPW from the coding sequence ATGCCGGCCGTGTCCCGGCCCTCTCCGTTCATCCTGCTCGAGGATATCGAGAAGGGCGAGGCCAGCCTGTACGAACGGCCCCGCGACATGATCACCGCGACCAGCGCGGAGGACGTCCACAAGGCGCTCGCCAGAGCCGACGCCGTGGCACGAGCCGGCGGAATCGTGGCGGGCTGGATCGGCTATGAGGCCGGCTATGCCCTGGAGCCCCGGCTGAGGCACTGGCTTGGGGGCAACCAGCCGGGGGATGCACTGCTGCGCCTTTTCGCCTTCGACGGCTGCACCGCCATGCCGGCCGAGACGGTGGACGGCTGGCTTGGTCGCAGGGCGATCGGCCTTGCGCGATTGTCGCCTTTGCGGCCGGCGATCGGCTTCGACAGCTATGCCGCCTCCTTCGGCCGGGTGAAGGAGGCGATCGCGGCCGGCGACATCTATCAGGCCAATCTGACCTTCCGGCTGGAGGGCGGGTGGGAGGGCGACCCGGTGGCGCTCTACCGGGCGATCCGACCCGCGGCCAACGCCCGCTTCGCAGCGCTGATCTTCGACGGCGTCGAATGGCTGCTGAGCTTCTCACCCGAACTGTTCTTCGCGATGCGCGATCGCAACATCGCCGTCCGGCCGATGAAGGGCACCCGCCCGCGCGGCAGCGACGCCCCGAGCGATCGGCGGCTCGCCGAGGCGCTGGCCGCCAGCGTCAAGGACCGCGCCGAAAATCTGATGATCGTCGATCTGATGCGCAACGATCTGGCGCGGATGAGCCTGCCCGGCAGCGTCCGGGTCGACTCGCCCTTCCGGATCGAGACCTATCCCACCCTGTTCCAGATGACGACCGGCATATCCGCCCGGATCGATGGCCCGCCTTCGTTCGAGCGCGCGATCCGGGCGATGTTCCCGTGCGGTTCGATCACCGGCGCCCCCAAGCTGCGCGCGATGGAGATCATCCGCGAGATCGAGCATCGCGGACGCGGCCCCTATTGCGGCGCGATCGGCGCGATCCACGGCGCGACGGGGGCGGACGAGGCCTGGCAATGCCGTTTCAACGTCGCGATCCGCACCCTGCGGCTGCGGCCCGGCGGCCAGGCCGAATATGGGGTGGGCTCGGGAATCGTCGCGGACTCGGTGCTCGAGGAGGAATGGGCGGAATGCCTGCTCAAGTCGGCCTTCATCGACCGGGCCGTCAGGCCTCCTTGGTAG